A single window of Nicotiana tomentosiformis chromosome 1, ASM39032v3, whole genome shotgun sequence DNA harbors:
- the LOC138893331 gene encoding uncharacterized protein, protein MRKLWNNWRGSLHKNIKSKPFRDALKDVPNGVDKSDWEWLVKEHFLSDNFKGGKDGNPSDVATIFFETRKKDNKLVEPETNEKYSKIQEVVQSESSLTNIEVVERCFGPQRKSHVVGFGVG, encoded by the exons ATGAGAAAGTTATGGAACAATTGGAGAGGATCACTGCACAAGAATATTAAGTCTAAGCCATTTCGTGATGCTCTAAAAGATGTGCCAAATGGGGTAGACAAGAGTGATTGGGAATGGCTTGTCAAGGAGCATTTTTTATCAGACAATTTTAAG GGAGGTAAAGATGGCAATCCATCAGATGTGGCAACTATCTTTTTTGAGACTCGTAAGAAGGACAACAAGCTTGTTGAACCTGAAACCAATGAAAAATAT TCTAAAATCCAAGAAGTGGTGCAATCTGAATCGTCTCTTACAAATATTGAGGTTGTAGAGAGGTGCTTTGGACCTCAACGCAAGAGTCATGTAGTTGGATTTGGTGTGGGATAA